In the genome of Enterococcus sp. DIV2402, the window ACAGTGGAGTGGATTGTATAACCACCATTTGCAATTTTTGTTTGTGCTCGATACAAGTAGTTTTGGTAAACATCTTCTTTTGCAAACTCTTCGTTGCTTACTTCATCTTCTGTTGCAAGTTTTTTGGCAACAATTTTATACGCATCATTCATTACGGCATCGTATAAGAATTCATGACTTTCTTGATTTGCAGTTTCTTTCGGTTTGAAGTCAGCCACCAAATCATACGCAATGGCATCTTCATATTCTTTTTTCGAGATGTCATGATTGCGATACATACTGAACAATACGAAATCTTTTCGTTGTAAACCAGCGTCAAAGTTTTCTTTTAATTCACCAGTATTTGTGTATGGACTATAAACAATAGGACTCTGTGGTAAACCAGCGATAAACGCAGCTTGTGGCAAACTAAGCTCACTTGCATTTACACCAAAGATTCCTTTAGCTGCTTCTTGCACACCAGCAATATTTTGCCCTAAGTTGTTACGCCCAAATGGCGAGACATTTAAATAAAGTGCGACAATTTCATCTTTTGAATAATTTTTCTCAACTTCCATGGCTAACAACATTTCGTTTGCTTTACGTTTAAAAGTTGTTTCGTCAGTTAAAATTTGCTGTTTAACTAATTGTTGCGTTAACGTTGAACCACCGCTGCTCCCGATACCTGTTACTTCTGAAATTAAGGCACGTAAGACTGCTTTTGGCACAATCCCTTTATGTTCGTAGAAGTATTCATCTTCCGTTGCTACAACGGCTGTTTTTACCAAATCAGATATTTGATCTGCTGGTACGGTTGTACGCATCAAATCGGCACGAATTGTCGCAATCGTACTATTGTCCGCATACACCACCTTGGATGTCTCTGTAATATCGCCTAAATCTTGTTGCAGTTCAGTTTTTGTAGGAGCTTTTGTATCCCCAACGAGATAGGCAAAATAGCCCATTCCGATACCTAATCCTAATGAACCACCCAGAACAAGTAAGGAAATCCCTACTAGGAGTAATGATTGTATGACCCTTAAGGAAATATTAAAATAGAACCATCCAGAGGAACGTTTAGAACGTGTAATAAATTTTTTTGCTTTTTTTTCCAGTTCGGACAAAATAGCCACCTCAATTTTTAATTTGATTCTGCTTGATTATAGCAAAAAAAGCTTCGATTGAATAGATTACCGATTCTTTAAGTGAAAAAACTAAGAAAAAAATAAAAGAAGTACCATTTATTTTTAGCTTACTTCTTTTCTTTGGCATGATTTTCAGTTAATATGAACAATGAGTATTTCATTGAGGAGGAACAATAATATGAGTTCAGACTTTTTTCAAGAACTAAAAAATCGTGGTTTAGTTCACCAAGCAACAGACGAAGCAGCCTTAGAAAAACAATTAAATGAAGAGTCTGTTAAATTATATGTCGGGTTTGACCCAACAGCCGATAGTTTACATATCGGTCACTTATTGCCAATTTTAATGTTACGTCGTTTCCAACAAAATGGACATGTGCCGATTGCATTAGTTGGTGGGGGAACAGGAATGATTGGTGATCCATCATTTAAAGATCAAGAACGTCAACTAAATACTTTAGATACAGTTCAAAATTGGTCACAAAGTATTAAAAATCAATTGTCACGTTTTATTGATTTTGAAAATGCAGAGAATCCTGCAATTATTGCGAATAATTACGACTGGTTAGGCAAGATTTCGTTAATCGATTTTTTACGTGATGTTGGTAAAAACTTTACGATTAATTACATGATGAGTAAAGAGAGTGTAAAACGCCGGATTGAAACAGGGATTTCATATACAGAATTTGCTTACCAATTATTGCAAGCATACGATTTCTTGAAATTATACGAAAACCATGGTTGTTTATTACAATTGGGTGGTAGCGACCAATGGGGCAATATCACTTCTGGTATCGAGTTATTACGTCGTGAAAAAGAAGTCCAAGGTTTTGGTTTAACAATGCCATTAATTACCAAAGCAGATGGTACAAAATTTGGTAAAACCGAAGGAAATGCGGTTTGGTTAGATGCTGAAAAAACTACGCCTTATGAATTCTACCAATTTTGGATTAACACGGATGACCGTGATGCCATTAAATTCTTGAAATATTTCACATTCTTATCATTGGATGAAATTGCTACTATTGAAGAAGAATTTAAACAAGCTCCTGAAACACGTGTGGCACAAAAAGCGTTAGCGAAAGAAGTAACTACTTTGGTTCATGGCGAAACAGCTTATGAACAAGCAGTTCGTATCTCTCAAGCGTTATTTAGTGGAGACATTAAAGGTTTGTCAGGAGAAGAAATTAAACAAGGTTTCAAAGGTGTCCCAACTTATGAAGTACAAGCAGATGATAATTTGAATTTAATTGAATTGTTAATTACTGCCAAAATTGAACCTTCAAAACGTCAAGCACGTGAAGATGTCCAAAATGGTGCTATTTACATTAATGGTGATCGTGTGCAAGATTTAGCATATGAAATTAGTGATGCTGATAAAATGGATGGACACTTTACCGTTGTTCGCCGTGGGAAGAAAAAATACTTCTTACTAAAATTCTAACTTAAATAAAAAATCAAAAGAGATTGTTTTTAACAGTCTCTTTTTTGTGGGAGGAGACAAAATGGTCGCAATTATTATTCAGGCATTAGGTTTGTTTTTGATGATTTTTTTAGGATTTTTATTAAAACGAATTGGGTTATTGTCAAAAGCAGATGGTACCACGTTATCTGTGATTATTGTGAATATCACCTTACCAGCAGTGGTCATCGTTAATCTAGCTCGTCTATCATTAAAACTTGATTTAGTCGTATTTATTTTGATTGGCTTTATTTGGTCAATCTTTCAAATTGCTTTAGCATGGTTATTCACGCGTAAAGAATCAGCTACAAAACAGCAACTATTTATGTATTGTGCTTCAGGATTTAATATTGGGAATTTTACATTACCTTTTGTCCAAGGTTTTTTACCGCTCGGAGTGCCTTTTATTTCGATGTTTGACATGGGGAATAGTATTATGTTATGTGGTGGAACAAATATTGTTGTGAATCGTCTAGTAGGAAATCAAACGACTTTTGAACCGAAAAAAATTGCTTTACAGCTATTACGTTCGATTCCGTTTACTTGTTATATGTTGATGTTAATTTTACGGATTTTTAAAATCAATTTGCCCGATGCACTGTTAACAATGTTACATCCGGTTGCCGCAGCAAATGTCTTTTTATCAATGTTTATGATTGGATTGTATCTAGAATTTCGTTTGCCAAAAGGAGCAATGAAAGATGTCATAAAATTATTGACGCTTCGTTATGGTCTGGGCTTCGTGGTAATTGCGGTTGTTTACTTTTTACCGATTTCGCATTTGCACAAAGTTATTTTGTCTTTATTAGCTCTTACACCCATTCCATTGTTCGGTGTGATTAATTCGGTTTTAGCTGGTGTGAAAGAGGAAGTCGTCGGATTTGCTTCATCGATTAGCTTTTTATTGAGTTTACCGTTAATGACGCTTGTGGTTCTCTTATTAGGAATTAATGTTTAAGCGCGATTCTTGCAATCCAGCAGCGAGTCCGCAATACTAGAGGAGAAGAGAATTAAGGAGGACGTTTCATGTTAATTGGCTCACACGTTTCCATGAGTGGAAAAAAAATGTTATTAGGGTCAGCAGAAGAAGCTGCTAGCTATAATGCAACAACGTTTATGATCTATACAGGTGCACCACAAAATACCCGTCGTAAACCTTTAGAAGAGATGAATATCGAAGCTGGTAAGGCTTTTATGGTGGAACATGGTTTATCAGACATGGTGGTACATGCACCCTATATTATTAATTTAGGAAATACGATTAAACCAGAAAATTTTGGTTTTGCGATTGAATTTTTACGTGAAGAAATTCGTCGGGCACAAGCATTAGGCGCAACGCAAATTACGATGCATCCGGGTGCCCATGTTGGCGCTGGTGTCGATGCAGGACTTGCCCAAATTATTAAAGGACTAAATGAAGTCTTGGATAAAGACCAAATTCCTCAAATTGCTTTAGAGACAATGGCAGGTAAAGGAACCGAATTAGGTCGTACGTTTGAAGAGTTAGCGACAATTATAGATGGCGTAACATTGAATGAAAAATTATCTGTTACATTGGATACTTGTCATACGAATGATGCGGGGTACAATGTCAAAGAAGATTTTGATGGTGTGTTAGAAGAATTCGACAAGATTATTGGGCTAGATCGTTTGAAAGTAGTGCATGTTAACGATTCAAAAAATCCTCAAGGTTCACATAAGGATCGCCATGCTAATATTGGTTTTGGTACGATTGGGTTTGATGCCTTAAATTACATCGTTCATCATGAAAAATTAGTTAGCTTACCAAAGATTTTGGAAACGCCATATGTGATGGTTGGCGAAGATAAAAAGAACAAAAAACCGCCATACCGTTTTGAAATTGAAATGCTAAAAGCAGGTGTGTTTGACCCGCAATTGTTAGAAAAAATTGTAGCACAATAGAAAATAGCTGGTAAAAGAAAAGGAATTCGACGTAAATTGTAAAACTTCCTTTTCTTTTTTCTGTTTTTCTAGTACAATAATTCATTGAGAATAGGGAAAGGAGAAGATAATTATGAGTACAGGAATTGTTGTTTTAATTGCGATTATCGCTTTACTTGTAGGCGCTGTAGGCGGCTTCTTTTTAGCACGTAAATATATGCAAGATTACTTGAAGAAAAATCCTCCCGTTAATGAGGATATGTTGCGCATGATGATGATGTCAATGGGTCAAAAACCTTCTGAGAAAAAAATTCGTCAAATGATGCAACAAATGAAAAACCAAAAGTAAAAACTGGTTTTTTAAACGGGCTGATTGATTCAGCTCGTTTTTTTGTTTGCTTTAAACGGCTTCACAAGCAGTTTAGGCTAATCTATAAAACAGTAGGAGGTTAGGTATGTCAATATTCAAGAAATTAAGTTGGTTTTTTAAACAAGAACGCAAAAATTATATGATTGGGGTTACAGCACTAATTTTAGTGGCAATTATGCAGCTCGTTCCTCCTAAAGTGATTGGAATTATCATTGATGAAATTGCTGAAAAAAACATTCAGATAACCTCAATTTTATTTTGGATTGCTGTATTATGTGCAGCTGCGTTGGGTCAATATATTTTTCGCTACATCTGGCGAACGCATATTTGGGGAAGTGCCGCTCGCTTAGAAAAAAGTTTACGGCGTCAATTATTTGACCACTTTACTAAAATGGACAACATCTTTTATCAAAAATATCGTACCGGCGATTTGATGGCACATGCGACCAATGATTTGAATGCGATTCAAAACGTAGCTGGTGCAGGTATTTTAACCTTTGCAGATTCGTTTATTTCAGGAGGAATGACAATTTTAGCAATGATTCTCTTTATCGA includes:
- the tyrS gene encoding tyrosine--tRNA ligase; this encodes MSSDFFQELKNRGLVHQATDEAALEKQLNEESVKLYVGFDPTADSLHIGHLLPILMLRRFQQNGHVPIALVGGGTGMIGDPSFKDQERQLNTLDTVQNWSQSIKNQLSRFIDFENAENPAIIANNYDWLGKISLIDFLRDVGKNFTINYMMSKESVKRRIETGISYTEFAYQLLQAYDFLKLYENHGCLLQLGGSDQWGNITSGIELLRREKEVQGFGLTMPLITKADGTKFGKTEGNAVWLDAEKTTPYEFYQFWINTDDRDAIKFLKYFTFLSLDEIATIEEEFKQAPETRVAQKALAKEVTTLVHGETAYEQAVRISQALFSGDIKGLSGEEIKQGFKGVPTYEVQADDNLNLIELLITAKIEPSKRQAREDVQNGAIYINGDRVQDLAYEISDADKMDGHFTVVRRGKKKYFLLKF
- a CDS encoding AEC family transporter, yielding MVAIIIQALGLFLMIFLGFLLKRIGLLSKADGTTLSVIIVNITLPAVVIVNLARLSLKLDLVVFILIGFIWSIFQIALAWLFTRKESATKQQLFMYCASGFNIGNFTLPFVQGFLPLGVPFISMFDMGNSIMLCGGTNIVVNRLVGNQTTFEPKKIALQLLRSIPFTCYMLMLILRIFKINLPDALLTMLHPVAAANVFLSMFMIGLYLEFRLPKGAMKDVIKLLTLRYGLGFVVIAVVYFLPISHLHKVILSLLALTPIPLFGVINSVLAGVKEEVVGFASSISFLLSLPLMTLVVLLLGINV
- a CDS encoding deoxyribonuclease IV, whose translation is MLIGSHVSMSGKKMLLGSAEEAASYNATTFMIYTGAPQNTRRKPLEEMNIEAGKAFMVEHGLSDMVVHAPYIINLGNTIKPENFGFAIEFLREEIRRAQALGATQITMHPGAHVGAGVDAGLAQIIKGLNEVLDKDQIPQIALETMAGKGTELGRTFEELATIIDGVTLNEKLSVTLDTCHTNDAGYNVKEDFDGVLEEFDKIIGLDRLKVVHVNDSKNPQGSHKDRHANIGFGTIGFDALNYIVHHEKLVSLPKILETPYVMVGEDKKNKKPPYRFEIEMLKAGVFDPQLLEKIVAQ
- a CDS encoding YneF family protein; amino-acid sequence: MMSTGIVVLIAIIALLVGAVGGFFLARKYMQDYLKKNPPVNEDMLRMMMMSMGQKPSEKKIRQMMQQMKNQK